ATATTCTTGAAAAGGatatgagcaccaaattgagGTTGCAAGGTCATCAATTGCATCGGCGCATGAACATAAGTTGGTGATATCCTTAAGACATATTGACGAAGAATGATAGCCAGCACAATTATTGACTCTATCATTGCCAAGTTTTGGCCAACACAAACTCTAGGACCTAATGAGAAAGGGAAGAATGTCGCTGGATGCTTTCGAGGTTCCAAAAATCTCAAAGGGTTGAACTTATTTGCGTCTTCTCCCCAAACATTCACATCATGGTGAACATTTGTCATGGCGAGGTACAACAGTGTTTCAGCTGGTATTCTTAGATTTCCCAACTTCACTTCTTTCCCAGCTCTTCTTTTCATCATCACAGCAGGTGGATATAGTCGTAGGGTTTCATTCACTATCATCTTAATCTGTCATAataatcaaatttttataaacattaaaactatTTTTATGTTTATCAAACCTAACAGACATCAATACATATCTTCATTGTACATATTTgttttctattccttttgtcTTTTAAGAGTTACAATCACTATTTTCGGCCGTATTATTTTTTAACTTTTACAACTGCTCTCCGATCGTTTATTTTATTTCCTATTTTCTTATGGCTCCACTTCAGTTATAAACAATTCTACTTCAACTTACACccaacttgttttttttttttttaatttattgtcAACTACCCTACTTGCATCATTATTAATATCAAATCCGACTATGCTTcattaatatttatatttgtcAACAATTGTAACTCCTACaaaaatacgaagggagtacGAATAAACACCTTGTCCATCGTAACCCCTTGTACATATATACGTAGTAATCCGTATTTAAGAACAATAGTACATGGCATAATTTGACGGGAAAAGCCTTTATAATAGTTGGAACCATTTCATACCATCAACCTTAGTgactactccgtattttttattattagattCTTTACGACCATAAATAATGAAAATATTTGTGAAATACAAGTATAAATTAAATGAAGCTAATTACTGTAGTATAGTAGAATTCGAAGAGGTAAGTTTAAGTTAAGTTGAAAATGGAAGAAGGGAGTGAAAAAGAAAGGAACTCACAAGTTTGAAGTCATTGATGTTATCAACGGTAGGGAGACCATGGACACCGCAAACTTGAAAAACTTCATCCCTAGCTTTGTTTTGCCATTCTTGGTGAGCACTTAACATAATGAGTGCCCAAGTAAGTAGATTAGCAGTTGTTTCCTTCCCTGCAAAGTAGAAAGTCTTACACTCCTCTACAACTTCGTCTATACTCAACCTCTTTACTTTGCCACCCTCATTTTCAGTAGCTGACATGAATAAACTTAGCAAGTTACTTTTATTCCTAGTTGTTTCACTATTTTTCGTCATCAATAACTTAATCGAATCTCGAGTTTCCTTATCTAACCTCCACCTCTCTTTGTTTTTTGCAGTTGGTAAAAACCTGTATTCAAAAAAATGAACGCATTTTTTATATGTTAATGATATACATTTATAGAGTGTAATAGAGAATACTAACCTAAACCCAGGAATGTAAATGCTTCGGAGAGCAAGGGAAACGAGGTGCATTTGTTGTTCTTGCAATTCAAATATTCGTTTACCCTCTTCATAACTGCTTCCAAAATCGGTCCTAGATATGATATCTGCACTCAGATTATGAAGCTCTTTATGCACTTCCATTTCGAATTCTTCTTGGCTTCCCTTGGTTTCCTCCCATTCTATTAATGTCTTTCTTGTACTAGCAACAATATCTGGTATCCAACTCTGCAAA
This genomic stretch from Spinacia oleracea cultivar Varoflay chromosome 3, BTI_SOV_V1, whole genome shotgun sequence harbors:
- the LOC110787651 gene encoding cytochrome P450 734A1 isoform X1, which produces MQALLLLPFLVLIICTLILLKLTHTLLWVPWSIQRHFNKQGIVGPTYRPIFGNTGQIRQLYSEAQSKTIQIFPGGPGEDPLVINHDITHRVMPFYHKWSAIYGNTFLYWFGPKPMLAISDPLMIKEVLINNNVLFKKLKYNPLAKMLFGQGLVGLDGDHWAFHRRIANQAFSMERVKSWIPDIVASTRKTLIEWEETKGSQEEFEMEVHKELHNLSADIISRTDFGSSYEEGKRIFELQEQQMHLVSLALRSIYIPGFRLVFSITLYKCISLTYKKCVHFFEYRFLPTAKNKERWRLDKETRDSIKLLMTKNSETTRNKSNLLSLFMSATENEGGKVKRLSIDEVVEECKTFYFAGKETTANLLTWALIMLSAHQEWQNKARDEVFQVCGVHGLPTVDNINDFKLIKMIVNETLRLYPPAVMMKRRAGKEVKLGNLRIPAETLLYLAMTNVHHDVNVWGEDANKFNPLRFLEPRKHPATFFPFSLGPRVCVGQNLAMIESIIVLAIILRQYVLRISPTYVHAPMQLMTLQPQFGAHILFKNI
- the LOC110787651 gene encoding cytochrome P450 734A1 isoform X3, giving the protein MISLTGLCLFTISGRPYMKLKYNPLAKMLFGQGLVGLDGDHWAFHRRIANQAFSMERVKSWIPDIVASTRKTLIEWEETKGSQEEFEMEVHKELHNLSADIISRTDFGSSYEEGKRIFELQEQQMHLVSLALRSIYIPGFRLVFSITLYKCISLTYKKCVHFFEYRFLPTAKNKERWRLDKETRDSIKLLMTKNSETTRNKSNLLSLFMSATENEGGKVKRLSIDEVVEECKTFYFAGKETTANLLTWALIMLSAHQEWQNKARDEVFQVCGVHGLPTVDNINDFKLIKMIVNETLRLYPPAVMMKRRAGKEVKLGNLRIPAETLLYLAMTNVHHDVNVWGEDANKFNPLRFLEPRKHPATFFPFSLGPRVCVGQNLAMIESIIVLAIILRQYVLRISPTYVHAPMQLMTLQPQFGAHILFKNI
- the LOC110787651 gene encoding cytochrome P450 734A1 isoform X2, which produces MQALLLLPFLVLIICTLILLKLTHTLLWVPWSIQRHFNKQGIVGPTYRPIFGNTGQIRQLYSEAQSKTIQIFPGGPGEDPLVINHDITHRVMPFYHKWSAIYGNTFLYWFGPKPMLAISDPLMIKEVLINNNVLFKKLKYNPLAKMLFGQGLVGLDGDHWAFHRRIANQAFSMERVKSWIPDIVASTRKTLIEWEETKGSQEEFEMEVHKELHNLSADIISRTDFGSSYEEGKRIFELQEQQMHLVSLALRSIYIPGFRFLPTAKNKERWRLDKETRDSIKLLMTKNSETTRNKSNLLSLFMSATENEGGKVKRLSIDEVVEECKTFYFAGKETTANLLTWALIMLSAHQEWQNKARDEVFQVCGVHGLPTVDNINDFKLIKMIVNETLRLYPPAVMMKRRAGKEVKLGNLRIPAETLLYLAMTNVHHDVNVWGEDANKFNPLRFLEPRKHPATFFPFSLGPRVCVGQNLAMIESIIVLAIILRQYVLRISPTYVHAPMQLMTLQPQFGAHILFKNI